TTTGGCCAGCCCGGACCCGCGAATCTCGATAAGCCCGGCAATTGCGGCCGGAGCACCGGCGATCACCCGGCCGGCAATGCACGAAATCAGCACCTGATCGTCGGCCACGAGCGCCGCATGAAGCCCGTTGAGCCGAGCGCCGTGGAGAAGGGCAAGGGCAAGCTCGCTCTTGCCCGCGCCCGAAGGTCCGCTGATCAGAATGCCGGTCGAACCGAGCACGATCGCGCTCGCATGAAGGTTGGTGCCGCCGCGCTCCGTCATTGCGCCTTGCCGGTGGCGGCCGGCAGCTTGAGGGTAAAGCGGGCGCCCTTGACCTCGCCGGTCTCCGGATCGGAAACATTCTCGGCCGTCAGCGTGCCGCCGTGGGCCTCGGCGATCTGGCGGGAAATGGAAAGGCCGAGCCCGGAATTCTGACCGAAAGCCTCGCCATCGGGCCTGTCGGTATAGAACCGCTCGAAGATGCGTTCCAGCGCATCCGGCCTGATCCCCGGACCGTTGTCCTCGACCGTAATGACGATCTGACTGCGCGTGCGGGCAAGCGCCACGTCGATGCGGCCGTCCCTTTCCGGCACGAAGGAGCGGGCATTCTCGATCAGATTGGTGACGATCTGGCCGATCCTCAGATCATGGCCAAAGGCCTCGAAGGCGCCCTTGCCGTGATTGCCGGGATGGACGGTGAAACCGATCGCAACCGCGCGGTTGCGCTTGCCGGTCTCGCGCGAAATCGTGATCAGGTCCTTCAGGAGCGCCTCGGCGTCAAACCGCTTGGCATCCTCGCGGGCGAGCTCCGCGTCCAGCCGCGACGCATCCGAAATGTCGCTGATCAGCCGGTCGAGGCGGCGGACATCGTGCTGGATGATCTCGGTCAGACGCGCCTTCGATTCTTCCGTCTTGGCGAGCGGCAGGGTCTCGACCGCGCTTCGAAGCGAGGTGAGCGGGTTCTTCAGCTCGTGGGCGACATCGGCGGCGAAACTGTCGATCGCGTCGATGCGGTCATAGAGCGCCGTCGTCATTTCCCGAAGCGTTGTCGACAGATGGCCGATCTCGTCCTGACGGGCCGAGAAATCCGGTATTTCCTCGCGTTCGCGCGGGCCGCCGCGACGCACCCTGACGGCCGCCTCGGAAAGCCGGCGCAGCGGACTGGCGATCGTCGAGGACAGCATGAAGGACAGGATCATGGTGACAAGCGCGGTCACCGCGAAGACGCGGATGATCGCGATCCGCTCGGCATGGACGATCTTGTCGATGTCGCCCGCCTGGGTGGACAGAAGCAGCACGCCGAGCACGGCGCGGAAACGCTGGATCGGCACGGCGACGGAGACGATCAGCCCGCCCTTGTCGGTGACCCGGACCACGGCCGAACGCTGGGCGTCGAGCGCCTTCGTCACTTCCGGGTAGATCGAGCCGTCGCCGCCGGGCGCTTCCTCATAGCGCGGCAGGTTGCCCGGCTGCAGGAAGCGGTTCATCAGGCTTCCAAGCTTGTCCGAGACGCTTTCCGCCGCCGATTTCTCGGTGTCCGGCAGGTCGTAGCGCAACACCTGGCCGCGCGAATACAAAAAGCGCGAATCGAGGATCAGATTGGCATCCGGATCATAGATGCGCGCACGCGTGCGCGTCGGCGAGATCAGCCGCCTCAGGATCGGCGCGACCTTTTCCGGATTGAGGGGGAAGCGCAGGTCCTCGTCGCTGGAGGTCGGCCTTGCGCTCTCGCCGGCCTGCAGTTCCAGAAGCTCCTGCGGGTCGATGGTCATCGTGTCGGTCTCGACCGAGGCGGAAGAGGCGATCGCGCCGGCGATGATCTCGCCCTGGGTCAGAAGGCTTTCAACGCGCGCGTCGATCAGCCCCTCGCGGAACTGGTTGAGATAGAGGATGCCGCCGACAAGGAAGAACAGCGCCAGAAGGTTGAAGAACAGGATGCGCCAGTTGAGGCTGGAGAAAACGGTGGACGCCAGCACCCAGCGCATCGCCGCAAAGGGCTTGCGCCAGCGCCGGCCCCTTTTCCTGCCGGCAAGGCCGCCTGCGCCGCCGCCCGGGGCTTTGTCTCTGGCCGTGTCGCTCGTCAATCTTCGCCCTGCCCGCATTGGCTGCCTGAGCCGCTATCAAGCCCGCGATTGCGGTCTTTGTGTGGTCACGCGCGCCTGAAGGCTTCCGGCTGACGCCGCCTGCCTTCAGGCGGCCTCGCGGAAGCGATAGCCGACGCCGTAGAGGGTTTCGATCATATCGAAATCGGTGTCAACCAGCTTGAATTTCTTGCGCAGGCGCTTGATGTGGCTGTCGATCGTGCGGTCATCGACATAGACCTGATCGTCATAGGCCGCATCCATCAGCGCGTCGCGGCTCTTGACCACGCCGGGGCGCTGGGCAAGCGAGTGCAGGATCAGGAATTCGGTGACCGTCAGCGTCACCGGGTCGCCCTTCCAGGTGCAGGTATGGCGCTCGCGGTCCATGACCAGCGGGCCGCGCTCCAGCGGACGGTTCGCCTCGCCCTCGCCGGACTTTGCGCCGCCGCCGGCAATCGCGGCCTCGCGGGCGGCGACCCGGCGCAGCACGGCGCGCACGCGCTCAACCAGAAGCCGTTGGGAAAAAGGCTTGGTGATGAAATCGTCAGCGCCCATCTTCAGGCCGAAAAGCTCGTCGATCTCCTCATCCTTCGAGGTGAGAAAGATCACCGGGATGTCGGATTTCTGCCGCAGGCGCCGCAGCAGCTCCATCCCGTCCATGCGCGGCATCTTGATGTCGAAGATGGCGAGTTGCGGCGGATTGGCCTGCAGCCCTGTCAGCGCCGTGGCGCCATCGGTATAGGTTTCGACGCGATAGCCTTCGGATTCCAGCGCAATCGACACCGAGGTCAGAATGTTCCGGTCGTCGTCCACGAGTGCGATCGTCTGCATTTGGGTCTCCCTGACTGCAGTTATTATGGTCTTTGGACGGCTCACGGTCCGCCGTCTCGCAATTTCTAGCATTTGTTGGAAAAAAACTGGAACAAATTGTGGCAGGACCAACCAAAACGGGCGATCAATCCCATCAAATCGAATTTGCAGATTTCCGGTTGCAGCCGGTTAACAGCCTGAGAATCCTTCATAATCCTGAAATTGTTCATTTCGGTAATTTTCTTTAATCGATTAAATACATGATATTATTATATTTTGTCAGATTCTCTGTTGTCTGATGCGAACTAATTTAATATGTTTTTAAAAAAATTAGATTTCGTTTAGAGAGGCATTTCGCATGGTGGAGCATGGAATCTACAATCGTCGTTTTCCGGTTGAGGCTGCAGGGCTGAAGGACCTGGCGGGCGTCTACTACAATCTGATGCCGTCGGAGCTTTGCGAGCTGGCGCTTCGCCGCAGCGAGGCCGTGCTGACGGCGGACGGCGCGCTCAGGGCGCTGACGGGCCTGCACACCGGCCGCTCTGCCAAGGACAAATTCGTCGTCTGCGATGACAAGACCAGAGACCAGATCTGGTGGGACAACAACAAGGCGATGTCGCCGGAGCATTTCGCCCTCCTCAAGGAAGACATGCTCGCCCATGCGGCCGGCAAGGAACTGTTCGTGCAGGATCTGGTCGGCGGCGCGGATGCCGAAAACCGCCTGCCGACGCGCGTCATCACCGAATATGCCTGGCACGCCCAGTTCATCCGCAATCTGCTAATCCGCCCGGAGCGCGACGCGCTGGAGGATTTCGAGGCGAAACTGACCATCATCAACCTGCCCTCCTTCGTTGCCGATCCGAAGCGCTATAATTGCCGCACGGAAACGGTGATCGCCTGCGACCTGGAGAACGGGCTGGTGCTGATCGGCGGTACATCCTATGCGGGTGAAATGAAGAAGTCGGTGTTCACCGCCCTCAACTATCTTCTGCCCTCGCGCGGCGTGATGCCGATGCACTGCTCGGCCAATGTCGGCGATGCGGGTGATGCCGCCGTGTTCTTCGGCCTGTCGGGCACCGGCAAGACCACGCTTTCGGCGGACCCGTCGCGCACGCTGATCGGCGATGACGAGCATGGCTGGGGCGAAAACGGCCTGTTCAATTTCGAGGGCGGCTGCTACGCCAAGACCATCCGCCTTTCGGCGGAGGCCGAACCGGAAATCTACGCCACGACCAGGCGTTTCGGCACGGTGCTGGAAAATGTCGTGCTCGACGCCAACCGCAAGCCCGACTTCGACGACGGATCGCTGACGGAGAACACCCGCTGCGCCTATCCGCTGGACTATATTCCCAATGCCTCGCGCACTGGACTTGCGCCGCATCCGAAGACGATCATCATGCTGACGGCCGATGCCTTCGGCGTGTTGCCGCCGATTGCCAAGCTGACGCCCGACCAGGCCATGTATCACTTCCTCTCCGGCTACACCGCCAAGGTGGCGGGCACGGAAAAGGGCGTGACCGAGCCCGAAGCGACGTTCTCGACCTGCTTCGGCGCGCCCTTCATGCCGCGCCACCCGACCGAATACGGCAATCTGCTGAAGTCGCTGATCGCAAAGCACGGCGTGCAGTGCTGGCTGGTCAACACCGGCTGGACCGGCGGCGCCTATGGCGCGGGTTCGCGCATGCCGATCCGCCAGACCCGTGCCATGCTGGCCGAGGCGCTTGCCGGAAGGCTTGCCGGCGCGGAATTCAGGGTGGATCCGAATTTCGGCTTCGAGGTTCCGGTCGCCGTTCCCGGCGTCGACGCGGCGATCCTCAACCCGCGCGGCACCTGGGCCGATGCGGCCGCCTATGACGCGCAGGCGGCGAAACTTGTCGATATGTTCGTCGCCAATTTCGCCAAATTCGAGGATCATGTGGATGCCAACGTGAAAGCCGCTGCCCCGGGCCTTCTGGCGGCAGCCTGAGTTATACGCAGGAGGAGCGCGGGAAATGCCCGGTCGCCGTCAGGCGCCGGGCGTTTCTTTTTTGGCGGGCCGCCGCCGGATTTACCAGGCGAGTTCCACATGCGGGCGGCCGTCCGACGTTTTCGCCGGCGATCGGCCGGTCTCATCAACGGTGCAGTTGATGCGGCTCCGGAAGGCGGAGAAACTGTCGAAGGTGACGACATCGACGGGCGCGTCGAATTTCAGCGTCAGGCGATAATGCCCCGGCTTGCCGGCAAAGGCGCTGACGGAAATGATCTCCGCATCGAAGGCGTGACCGAGATAGGTTCCCGAAACGCGGGCCCCAAGCATCCACGGATTGAGCGGCGGGCGATTGCCGATCCTGGCATGCAGCGTGTTCCAGTCGCGAAAGCCGTATTGAACGGCAATCAGTTCCAGCGCGCGGGAATGCGTAATTGTCTCGCCTGTGCGGTTCATATGGGCGCGCAGACGCTTTGCCTGATCCTTGAGGGTTTCAAGCGAGGGCAATGGTGAATTGGACACTGTGGGCATGGCGAAGTTTTCCCTTCGCATTCGCCTGTAAAGTGTTTCGGTGCCCGCATTGCCGGAACCGCGAATGCGCAAGGTTTTCGAAACATCGCTCATCGGTTCGATGGGGAACTTCACCATGGTTCTGGAGAAAACCGCGGGCGGCCGGCGTCCCTTGCCGTGGCCGTTCAATAGGCCGCATTTCCGTCGGCGTCAAGCAGAAGCCCCGTCTCGCCGGGCATTGCGGCCTTGAAGGGCAGGCTGCGGCGTGGGATAAGGCGGGCATGGCATCGCGCGACCTTACCATCAATGATCAGATCACCATTTCCGGCTGGGAGCTGACGGAGCAGTTTGTGCTTTCCGGCGGGCCCGGCGGGCAGAACGTCAACAAGGTGGCGACCGCCGTGCAGCTGTTCTTCCCTCTCGCCGCCTCCCCTTCCTTGCCCGAACGCGTGAAACGCAATGCGATGCGCCTCGGCGGCCGCAAGGTTTCCAAGGAGGGCGTGCTGCTGATCGAGGCCAATGGCCACCGCAGCCAGGAGCGCAACCGCGAGGAGGCGCGCGAAAAGCTGAAGGAACTGATCCTCGCCGCCGCCGCGCCGCCGCCGCCGCGCCGACGCAAGACCAAGCCGACGCGCGGATCAATCGAACGGCGGCTGAAGGAAAAGGCCGGGCGTGCGACAATCAAGAAGATGCGCGGCAAGCCCGCCTCCGACGAGTAAGCCATGAGCGCTGACAAACCCGTCCTCCCCGAGGGCTTTCGCTATCTGCCGGACTATCTCGACCGCGCCGCTCAGGAGGCGGTGGTCGAGGATATCCGCGCCGTTGTGGCAGAAGCGCCGCTCTATGTGCCGACCATGCCGCGCACGGGAAAGCCGATGTCCGTGCGCATGACCAATTGCGGCCCGCTCGGCTGGGTCACCGACAAGGAACGCGGCTATCGCTATCAGGCAACCCATCCCGCAACGGGAAAACCCTGGCCCGATATGCCCGAACGGCTCGCAGCGCTCTGGCGCGACCTTGCGGAATATCCCGAACCGCCGGAAGCCTGCCTGATCAATTTCTACGATGACGCGGCGAAGATGGGCATGCACCAGGACAGCGACGAGGCGGATTTCTCAGCCCCCGTGCTTTCCATCTCGCTCGGCGATACCTGCCTTTTTCGCGTGGGCGGCACCGACCGCAAGGACAAGGCCCAATCGCTGAAGCTTGCAAGCGGCGACATCGTGCTGCTTTCCGGCAAAAGCCGCCTTGCCTATCATGGGGTGACGCGGACCTATCCCGGCACCTCGACATTGCTGAAGCACGGCGGACGGATCAATCTGACGCTGCGACGGGTAAGCTCTCCACCTCTATAGCGTCCTCCTCGGGCTCGACCCGAGGAACCAGACCCCGTTTCCGCAAGAATGGCATTGGTTATGGTCTTCAGCCGTTGCGATACGCGCCGCAAGGACCTTTGACGCTTCTCGTGACAGCTGTGATTGGACCCTCTGGTCGAGCCCGAGGGTGACGCAAAAGGCGTGGGCCTTGACTAACAGGCGCAGCCCTCAAAAAGGCTCTGTACCACATCCGGTGCAGGCGCGCTCACAGCTTCCTCAGCGCCACCGTTTCCACTAGGTGATCCCGGCCTTTGCGCAGGATCAGGTCGGCGCGGGGGCGGGTGGGGAGGATGTTGTCCTCGAGATTCCTGAGGTTGATATTGTTCCAGAGGTCTTCCGCCGTCGACAGCGCATCCTTTTCCGAAAGCTGGGCGTAGCGATGGAAATAGGAGGCGGGGTCCTGGAAAGCAGTGTTGCGGAGCTTCTTGAAGCGCTCGATATACCAGTGGTGGATCAGCGAGACATCGGCGTCGATATAGATCGAGAAGTCGAAGAAGTCGGACACCATCGGCACCATGCGCCCGCCGGCGGGCAGGCTGCGCGCCTGCAGCACGTTGATCCCCTCGAAGATCAGGATATCCGGCCGGTCGACGGTCACGTAGGCGTCCGGCATCACGTCATAGCTCAGGTGCGAGTAAAGCGGCGCCTTCACATTCGGCATGCCGGCCTTTATGGCGGAGAGAAACCTGAGGATCGCCGCCGTGT
This window of the Martelella lutilitoris genome carries:
- a CDS encoding HPr kinase/phosphorylase, with the protein product MTERGGTNLHASAIVLGSTGILISGPSGAGKSELALALLHGARLNGLHAALVADDQVLISCIAGRVIAGAPAAIAGLIEIRGSGLAKIPHLESAVMDFALMPVPSHAAERMPPSDSRLQLEEGGDLPALFLRWPAPDPFSKLAALCPGLDTGRPVLPARADAEG
- a CDS encoding sensor histidine kinase; this translates as MRWVLASTVFSSLNWRILFFNLLALFFLVGGILYLNQFREGLIDARVESLLTQGEIIAGAIASSASVETDTMTIDPQELLELQAGESARPTSSDEDLRFPLNPEKVAPILRRLISPTRTRARIYDPDANLILDSRFLYSRGQVLRYDLPDTEKSAAESVSDKLGSLMNRFLQPGNLPRYEEAPGGDGSIYPEVTKALDAQRSAVVRVTDKGGLIVSVAVPIQRFRAVLGVLLLSTQAGDIDKIVHAERIAIIRVFAVTALVTMILSFMLSSTIASPLRRLSEAAVRVRRGGPREREEIPDFSARQDEIGHLSTTLREMTTALYDRIDAIDSFAADVAHELKNPLTSLRSAVETLPLAKTEESKARLTEIIQHDVRRLDRLISDISDASRLDAELAREDAKRFDAEALLKDLITISRETGKRNRAVAIGFTVHPGNHGKGAFEAFGHDLRIGQIVTNLIENARSFVPERDGRIDVALARTRSQIVITVEDNGPGIRPDALERIFERFYTDRPDGEAFGQNSGLGLSISRQIAEAHGGTLTAENVSDPETGEVKGARFTLKLPAATGKAQ
- a CDS encoding response regulator transcription factor, translating into MQTIALVDDDRNILTSVSIALESEGYRVETYTDGATALTGLQANPPQLAIFDIKMPRMDGMELLRRLRQKSDIPVIFLTSKDEEIDELFGLKMGADDFITKPFSQRLLVERVRAVLRRVAAREAAIAGGGAKSGEGEANRPLERGPLVMDRERHTCTWKGDPVTLTVTEFLILHSLAQRPGVVKSRDALMDAAYDDQVYVDDRTIDSHIKRLRKKFKLVDTDFDMIETLYGVGYRFREAA
- a CDS encoding phosphoenolpyruvate carboxykinase, with amino-acid sequence MVEHGIYNRRFPVEAAGLKDLAGVYYNLMPSELCELALRRSEAVLTADGALRALTGLHTGRSAKDKFVVCDDKTRDQIWWDNNKAMSPEHFALLKEDMLAHAAGKELFVQDLVGGADAENRLPTRVITEYAWHAQFIRNLLIRPERDALEDFEAKLTIINLPSFVADPKRYNCRTETVIACDLENGLVLIGGTSYAGEMKKSVFTALNYLLPSRGVMPMHCSANVGDAGDAAVFFGLSGTGKTTLSADPSRTLIGDDEHGWGENGLFNFEGGCYAKTIRLSAEAEPEIYATTRRFGTVLENVVLDANRKPDFDDGSLTENTRCAYPLDYIPNASRTGLAPHPKTIIMLTADAFGVLPPIAKLTPDQAMYHFLSGYTAKVAGTEKGVTEPEATFSTCFGAPFMPRHPTEYGNLLKSLIAKHGVQCWLVNTGWTGGAYGAGSRMPIRQTRAMLAEALAGRLAGAEFRVDPNFGFEVPVAVPGVDAAILNPRGTWADAAAYDAQAAKLVDMFVANFAKFEDHVDANVKAAAPGLLAAA
- a CDS encoding glyoxalase superfamily protein gives rise to the protein MPTVSNSPLPSLETLKDQAKRLRAHMNRTGETITHSRALELIAVQYGFRDWNTLHARIGNRPPLNPWMLGARVSGTYLGHAFDAEIISVSAFAGKPGHYRLTLKFDAPVDVVTFDSFSAFRSRINCTVDETGRSPAKTSDGRPHVELAW
- the arfB gene encoding alternative ribosome rescue aminoacyl-tRNA hydrolase ArfB, whose protein sequence is MASRDLTINDQITISGWELTEQFVLSGGPGGQNVNKVATAVQLFFPLAASPSLPERVKRNAMRLGGRKVSKEGVLLIEANGHRSQERNREEAREKLKELILAAAAPPPPRRRKTKPTRGSIERRLKEKAGRATIKKMRGKPASDE
- a CDS encoding alpha-ketoglutarate-dependent dioxygenase AlkB family protein, producing MSADKPVLPEGFRYLPDYLDRAAQEAVVEDIRAVVAEAPLYVPTMPRTGKPMSVRMTNCGPLGWVTDKERGYRYQATHPATGKPWPDMPERLAALWRDLAEYPEPPEACLINFYDDAAKMGMHQDSDEADFSAPVLSISLGDTCLFRVGGTDRKDKAQSLKLASGDIVLLSGKSRLAYHGVTRTYPGTSTLLKHGGRINLTLRRVSSPPL
- the coaA gene encoding type I pantothenate kinase; this translates as MIQEFEDTFLQDNAGEALTDPVSPYRFFSAEEWSRFRADTPLTLTAEEVRKLRSLNDPIELEEVRRIYLSLSRLLSTHVESSQMLFRQRSRFLSFGKQDSKTPFIIGVAGPVAVGKSTTARLLKQLLARWPSSPKVDLVTSDGFLFPNAVLEMEGLMRRKGFPESFDTAAILRFLSAIKAGMPNVKAPLYSHLSYDVMPDAYVTVDRPDILIFEGINVLQARSLPAGGRMVPMVSDFFDFSIYIDADVSLIHHWYIERFKKLRNTAFQDPASYFHRYAQLSEKDALSTAEDLWNNINLRNLEDNILPTRPRADLILRKGRDHLVETVALRKL